DNA from Kryptolebias marmoratus isolate JLee-2015 linkage group LG15, ASM164957v2, whole genome shotgun sequence:
GGGTTTCGCCAAGGTTCCGGGTggatgcctcgctctgctccgCTCCACCGAGGGTTCTGGTTGATGACTCGCTCCGCTCCGTCAAGAATCTGGATTGatgcctcgctccgctctgttCTGTCGAGGGTCTGCTGCTGGGGCCTAGGAAATATGGCCACCATCTTGGAGCGGTCATCCTTATTTGGTTAAAccaaaagagcagaaaatgCCTCAGCACTGGACAGcctatttctgtttaaattgacAGACTGTGGATGTCAGAGCTCGGGGTATAACTTTTCACAAGTTAGATGAACATATTATTGTTTGTATGTTGTGAATAGAATATTACTGTACTGTATTTATGTCCACCAGTGAAATGCCAGTTAATGTTAGTTATAATGTTAGGTGTAACACCGGTGTTCAGCTGGCAATGAAGGTTAACAGAGATTTGATGACAggaatatttttcaaataagCCTACTCACAATTTCAGTAGCTTTGGTTCATTACCATTATCAACAGATATGCATCAATATTGGAATTTGGTTTAAGTTCTAAAAAATTTACAGATTGAAAATAGAGAGAAAATAAGACTGACTGCCTTCgtacaatgtttttgtgtagacACTCCCAaatctcctgtttttgttttgaaggtttcccaaagaaaaagataaaaggaaGAGGTGGGAAGTATCTTGGTGGAGGGAGGGAGTCACTGCAAGTGATTCATCTGTGCTGTGagcatttcacattttttcagcatttttttttctctctgctcctggtggaaggcggacgtgtttcttttctctctgtctctctgaacaccccccccccacacacccacacacacacacacacccacacacacacacacaccctctgcctgctctttctctctctctctctgccctgctctctttttcggagcctctctttgcatattatccaaataaaaattttttttttactttggatctggtcagctggtctctcaacgcaattgattaaattttctcGAAGGGAAGGttgaccaaaggagagccagcttgccctgagaagacattcttcgctggatacacgttggattcctggaaacgttcgaatcctgtttgtctatcgagtctgtctgtggaagatgtggaagatctttacatatttggatttttgataacaggatttctgctgtttggtttaggcagttacctgacttatcgtcaaattcgtttgatgggttcggcggtcaacaatcaaactgtgtggttacgggagctgaatcgcaaggtggatgcgatccttttacaggaccgcagactgacaTGCGGTTCCgggactcatgaataatataggttacatcttggagaaagttgctcgcttgaatcaggcggaatggtcctggaatttggctgtttggattcaccattgagaagtatcagcaagactttcaaggctgacagaaacagaaacaattactgtttgtttgtgaattagctcccctaggctgaccttggtcagctatcttgaaatttctcctggaactatgcagacaagatgctctgctccctctgcctaaggacatctgtgaaTCTGTTCAGAGCtcgctgataaacattccatcacattataaaagacaatggcctctgtgacgtgttTCATGGACTTCTTTACAAACNNNNNNNNNNNNNNNNNNNNNNNNNNNNNNNNNNNNNNNNNNNNNNNNNNNNNNNNNNNNNNNNNNNNNNNNNNNNNNNNNNNNNNNNNNNNNNNNNNNNNNNNNNNNNNNNNNNNNNNNNNNNNNNNNNNNNNNNNNNNNNNNNNNNNNNNNNNNNNNNNNNNNNNNNNNNNNNNNNNNNNNNNNNNNNNNNNNNNNNNNNNNNNNNNNNNNNNNNNNNNNNNNNNNNNNNNNNNNNNNNNNNNNNNNNNNNNNNNNNNNNNNNNNNNNNNNNNNNNNNNNNNNNNNNNNNNNNNNNNNNNNNNNNNNNNNNNNNNNNNNNNNNNNNNNNNNNNNNNNNNNNNNNNNNNNNNNNNNNNNNNNNNNNNNNNNNNNNNNNNNNNNNNNNNNNNNNNNNNNNNNNNNNNNNNNNNNNNNNNNNNNNNNNNNNNNNNNNNNNNNNNNNNNNNNNNNNNNNNNNNNNNNNNNNNNNNNNNNNNNNNNNNNNNNNNNNNNNNNNNNNNNNNNNNNNNNNNNNNNNNNNNNNNNNNNNNNNNNNNNNNNNNNNNNNNNNNNNNNNNNNNNNNNNNNNNNNNNNNNNNNNNNNNNNNNNNNNNNNNNNNNNNNNNNNNNNNNNNNNNNNNNNNNNNNNNNNNNNNNNNNNNNNNNNNNNNNNNNNNNNNNNNNNNNNNNNNNNNNNNNNNNNNNNNNNNNNNNNNNNNNNNNNNNNNNNNNNNNNNNNNNNNNNNNNNNNNNNNNNNNNNNNNNNNNNNNNNNNNNNNNNNNNNNNNNNNNNNNNNNNNNNNNNNNNNNNNNNNNNNNNNNNNNNNNNNNNNNNNNNNNNNNNNNNNNNNNNNNNNNNNNNNNNNNNNNNNNNNNNNacccacctgtttagagttgcttatggctaaattagggttagagtgcgggtttttgtctctttcttactgtttattcattgtcacatgctgtttttattttgtttttttaattatgtaaagcaccttgaaatgccttgctgctgaaatgtgctatacaaataaaatttgatttgatttgatttgaaaaaaatctcacttcacttcacttcacttttcaaCAGGAGGATTTTGATGAACCACATTGTCAAAGTCAAGAAAAAAGCTCTGCAAAACTGTCCTGTTTCAGGGGCGTTAGCTTATGTAAAACTTTCATGTACATGTGTCAATATGGTTGTGTCATTAcagataagtgtgtgtgtgggtggtgtaatggaaaattttaatgttgttattttttttttctcacccaATGTGTTGCCCTGTCAGGTTCTTATGAATCCAgtctgacataaaccaggttttctgtccaaggagcgaagccgaaaccagacacggagacaagaattaaggtaagtggttttatttacagggtgcaGGTATCTACAGTGGTGGTAGtcaggagcagtctggaaggcaagaaggagcaaggtgagtctcgggtacaagtctTGGTTTTAGTGTTGAGAACAGATGAGTTAGTGAATAATGTCTCAttctttcttacaggtgtaAAAGGCGTTTGTGGCGTCGAGGAGGTGACGAAGGTTTCCAAGATGATCCTGAAGGTAAGAGATCCAGCGGTCCGgcaaggtaggtaggtaggtgtCTACTCTTTATGTATATGTATTCTAGTCCAGCACGAATGTCATAATATTTCTTTTGGAATAActgtttaatgtgaaactgatggtggtgtaaagtACTATTTGCAtaagttgcaaaaaaataaataaattaaaaatagattgGCTTTGATAAGATGGCAACAAGTCACTTcgttttggctgcttttagactagccgttagctcatcaaaaTGGTCAGGTTagaaactatttctccaaattgaggttattcaaagagctatctacaacaggtaacatattcATTGTTCATATCAAAGCATCTGAACTATTTTTTGCCAGAATGAtgaaaacaattatttgttGTTACATTTTTCTCAGGAAAATATGAATTTCCCATTACCACAAATGTTCTGAAGATTTCCTGTTGCTTTCAAATTGTTGCACAAGAACAGATATGTGTGTTCAGTGTAAAGCTGTTTAGCAGGTGTATCAATGGATTTATCAGCAGGTCCATCAAGAAGCCAGCTCATTCAAAGCCACTGAAGTCTGTTTGAGGGGAAAATAGTCAAATTCAATCATTGGTTTagagaaaccttttttttgtgaatttcatcAGTGGTATaaatcctttaaatgttttaaaacaataccttttatctctttttttctttgttttatttacattcgTAAAGCTTGTTGATGCGGGCGATGTCATTGGAGCTCATGTGTTTGGCACGTCCCCAGTCAAAGTTGGGATCAGCCCTGGCAACGATGGTTGGCTGCCCATTCATGGAGAAGGCATACCTTAAAGAAGATGCAATTAGATCCAAAATAATGATTAGTAATTACAGAAGTCATTGTTATTTTCAGCAACGGAACTCTATTGTGGCGACATCTTTTAGtaagaaaaacatcacaatgGATGGGGCATATGGGGTGGGAGGTATTGTGGGACCATAGCAGAAGCAATAGCAAGTATCCATGCTGTGGAGCCTGCAGGAACCGGTGTGATATGGTTGTccagaatttgaagcaggactgatCATGTGGGCCTAACCATAATTATGACAAGGTAATGGAAACAACCTAGTGCAGATGTGATCTGCTAGCACTTCACTGTACCATAATGCAGTCTAAGAAAAACCACAGCATAGTGAAGGCACTGGAAAGTCTCAGGCACCCTATATGGGTCATGACCTTGACCAACAATGCCTGTTTTAGAATGCCCTAGTCAATACTGAGATCATAGCAGCTTCATTATTGCCTTCACACTTAGGAACGTTTTCCAAATTACTTAAGATGCAGACATGTTCAGGTAGACTGTGTAGGCCCTATAGCATTTACAGGGTCATCATATAGTGTGAAGGGACCCAAACAAATACTTAACtctccaaagaaaaaaaaagaaacaactatGCAAGGCTAAATCTTCTTCTCCTATGTGTGAATGAAGCATGAGgctgaaaaaagtcaaatttttgttttttcaaatctaTAATTCATTTTCCTTGCATGGAAAAACTCACTTGCTGTACTGCATGACAGAGTAGAAATCATAGGGAGTTCCCAAGTTGTTCGTCGGCACCTTGTCAAAGTTGCGCTCTTGTCCTGTCcataaatcaggaaaaaaaaagtcaaaaacacgATACATCTTAATCGATGAAATACTATACTTTAGAAACTGTGGTAAAACATGCATATCAAGCCTGTATTTTCCTATTTATCAAAACTTTACCCGCTTTCTCCTTTCCGAGCTGGtacccatctccagcagtcagaaTTTTATCAGATTCaatcaaaaaattatttttgtgtgagCTGACCTGGCTCAACGTTCTTGGTGTAAATCCAAACATATTTGTCTCTATCAGAGCGGCACTGCTCATGATGGAAGCCCAGAGCGTGAAGGAGCTCATGCTGCACTGTTCTGTGGTACAAACAGTCATTTTTCTGCAGGGAGAGGTATTGTTTTTCACCCTGACGACCAACAAAGGACCAGCACctgacatgcacacacatgaacacaagtttaaaaaaaacttaaatgtttgtggttttcactTGTACATGTTTGAGTTCATTTTATCCATTAGAGAtacccaaaaaagaaaaaaaaaacaactgcataCAAATGTCTAACCAAGTTAGACCTTCATTTATCTGACAAATCTGCAGGATAAAGACATTTCACTCAGACAACTtgtgtaaatgttaataaaagccTTTATCATAGAATACAAGTTTAGGTTGATGTCTAAGCTCAGAACAAATCACTCTATGATCATGTTGCTCAACGTGTGATTTGTCACTGTATAATTTGCACCCTTGTGGGAATTCTGTCGCCATTCTaagtgtaggtgtgtgtgtgtgcatgtgtgtgtactCCTACCTATCTTTTGATTCAAAGTAGATGTAACCTTGATCATCAGAAGTCCTCGGGACAAAGCGAATGCAGGTTGACAAGTGAAAGCTCTCCATCCCTCCAAGGATGATGTTGCGTTCCTCCTGACCTGCAGGATAAATGcaccatttaattaaaaattctgTAATTCTGAATGAATTCATACCAAACTGATAATAAATTGTCAGGTTTATAGAAGTTTAAATCATCATTGCTTACTGTATGCAGAGGAGATGATGTATGGCACATAGACATACTTCCCAGTTTTGGGCCACTTGCAGCCTTTGGCAGTGCATGGGTCTGCATTCTTGAGTGAATCATTCAATACAGCAATGTCTCCATGCACTATAGATATTTCTGTAACACAACAAAGAAACCTTTACAAATATTCACAGCATGAGAAACcagcatttacagtaaatgttgcTGACTACTGTTTTTCCACCAACTTCAACTTACCTTGTTCTTGTTAATTTGTGTTATTTGatttgaaaatgcaaaaaaaaacaacaacaaaaaacataataaaaaaattgtttgcacATCTTTTGGCATGTCCTCAGATaccttttaaaaacagcctactcaatttaaaaagacaaaacaataagaagaaaagacttaaaatattcacaagGTCCTTttcaaaacaattatttaaatagaaaaaaatgttttaagtgaTACCAGGATCATGTAtcgagattaaaaaaaatttcagcattttatgaTTCTTGATTAATTATTGTCACTGAATTTCCCCTGAACAATGTGGAAAGTTGTAACCCGTCATCAAAATGGTAACTTCTAGATATCACCAAGAAACATTTAGCAAATTTTGTTTGATGAATATCTGTGGTACCATAGCAAATAATAAATATCcatcagtattttatttttttactaatcATACTAAAAAGTAACAACTATTAATAACCTTCATCCAATCAAACGTTTGAGTTTCTAACTGCACCATGATTGATAGGCACTTTGTACATATTTACTAAATTTTACTGGGGTTAGACAAAGAATGTGCTAATGTATCAGAACACCTTTGGTTTGGTATATAGGcacattaaaatatgaaatgtttttaggttgttttaaataaatattttttacctACAGTAAAATCGGGTGTGCTTTGGTCagaccagtaaaaaaaaaaatcatcattacAGACTcccaacattttaaatcagtcaataaaaaaggtatttttgtgGGAATGATTCAGTGGGGTCCTAAACCTAAGTATGGGAACTACTCGTCAATAGGGTATACCTCAGCAGtcctttcaaacaaacaaataaataatcccCACTAGACCAGCTTCAGAAACAGCAGCCCTATAGAACATCAAAGACCAAACCTATTGATTAAATATGTAATGTAGTAAGTTCATGGACAATATAAGAATATGAAATCTAAATATGtgtttaaatacttaaaaagtttatttatatggtaGCCTGGTCTGTTTTGAAAGTGCCACACCCCTGATTCAGTCAGTCATTACACTGTCTCTGCTGTTGTCTcttaaaatgtatgtttgttcTGCTTACTGTAGTCAGGTTCAGGTCCTGGGATGACTTCAGGGTTGAACATGGATCCATCTgggaaacaaatgcaaaaactgctaattttacatttaaaacatttgtcagaCATCAAATATGTAGAAATTCTTTATGATTCAGCTCACCAGTTTGATCTTCACCTTTAGCTGGTGCGTTCTgcaacagacacacaaagctgctcaaattttcagtctttcttttgtattttagatTCAAAAATCTCATTTGTCTTAAACAAGAAACCAAAGTTAATCATTACCAGacttatgtttttgttttcttactttatgcCACCTAAGATAATTTGAATTCTTGCAgtcatataaaaaataatccacAATTTAATACCATAATCCCAAAACTCAGACTCAGACCTACAAGAGAAACATCTGTCAttgagaggaagatgaggaggaagaaagCTGGAGTCATGAATCCAATCTTCTGCAAATAATCTTCtgagataataaataaataaatattactaaTTGTGCATATACAAGTACTAAGGTTAAAATTGAACATATTAAGAAGGTGAGGTGAATTTACCTGATGAACCAGGAGTCTGATGCTGGATGCAGCTGATCTTCAGCTCCCCTCTGTTTATAACCcatttaaacaggaagtgggcACAGTGGTTAGTTAGTAATGCAGAACTTTGTTTGTAACAGGAAGAGTAAATAAGAACAATGCAGAAAAAATTATTTCACAGGAAGAACACAATATCACGCTGCAGTCATACATCAAGATAGTATAAGTAGCAATTACAAACTAgaaaagttcctggagaaactttgacggggcctgccacgtTGTGCGTTCGTGCTGAACCatgatggctccaagagctgatcagttgcagacaggaatcataaagggctgatccttgacatgagaggagtccacctctgaagtttgacctttctactgtaaacggttgcagagttggagctcatgggctgttgtgaccttgaactccttGGCATGGATCCCTGGCCCATGAGGGTTATAGCCTACGTTACATGATTGCAGAGTTTAcagcacttgtttacctgccacgcccatctccacctgctcgcAATTgtattcactcacctgtgcccacttcccctaattaccctctgctttgaAAACCTGGTTATTTCCTCCATGTACTCACTGGAtcattgttttgtcttcctcGTTGCCTTGTTTCTCTCATGTTTTGCTTCCAGAGGTAATTTATGTTTAGAattgagtttagtttttgctgcctcgtcagcctttatttttgttttcctttttttaaaataaattattttattcctggATTTAAGttgagtctgcatattgggttcaCCGCTATCTCCACTCAACCTGACAGATGGCAAAAGTTCCTGAAAAAGAGTTGGTCTTCTGAAACGTTGGGAACACCTCACCACAACGACTTCTTGTGACCAAATTAAGTCAAGATACAACTGGAAGCACtctgagagcgcaaacctctaTCAAGGCTGTATGGTCACTGTCCGCTTGGAAACCTTTATAAAATGACGAAGTTATGAAGAAAGGTGTTCAAACTTGTGTTCAaaacagtgttccctcgcccggaagCGGGTCACcagggccccactctggagccaggcctggaggtggggcacagTGGCAAGCGCCTCCACTCCAATATAACATTTTAGCAGAGCAAGAGTGAAATACAAAATTTTGTCAAAACAAGACATCCggtatatataataaaatataactgtGAAATAGTAAATAAAAGTTCATTGGTTGAATCAGAACTTTAAGACCTTTTGACCACTGTCATTAAGGTCAGTTTTATGCAGTTATTACCAGCGTTATCACTCATGgtggtttggattttttgtttgtgtatgtatatgtgtttTTGGTGGTAATCCACAGTTTCTAAACGTGAAAATGTGCAACTTTTACCACAATTACAATCAATGTTATCATACTTTACTTTTAGGCATCTGTAGCGCCTTCCATCAACATAGCCGCTGCTGACTGAGTAGGTTTTTGGTACTGTGACGCATCTCCAATACCCCATGATGAGCCACACTtatgtttacatatttatttttaaaacttatgaCAATAAACTGTGGCtcaatcaaaacaaatacacCTATGATCAGGACTAAAAAATGAGGTGAAATGACCTTCAAAATAATGATCGAGAATGACGATTACAGGTAAAGAATGATGGTGCCTAAGACTGACGGTCAACagaaaagttttcaacaaaaacccTCACCCAACTACTTCCTGGGTACGCCCGTATCTGAGACATAACATGGGACCACGCTCCTAACCAATCACTTGAGGTGTAGAAAAACCTGTGCCactataataaataaacaaaataaaacattctgttgTGGCCATTTATGTTTAATCTTTTGTAAATCATAAGTTCTGTCAATTTAGTCTTAATTTGGGCAGTTAaaatctcaatgggatttgcctggttaaataaaggttcatAAACTTTCATCAATTCATGTTAACATACATTCTTCTAGCAATAAACTCGAAACCTTCAAAGAGAGCAAgagtcaaaacaaatgtttacttAAATGACAGTTCACTTAAAAGGAAAGTTAATGAGtaatgttattttgaaaaaaaaagtattttcaagTTGGATTTGtcagtgtatttgtttgtgtatgtgtatttattgtaaagttatacaatgttttctttttcaaagtctcaagatacaaataaatgatgtttttatgtttttaagtcaTAGAAGATGGCAGAAAAGGAAGCTTCTATGACATCATTTACTGACTGTCAGAAGCAAGAAGCAGTGGTCAGTCACATGCATCGCAATGTACTGTTGACTGATATTATGTCCTTTTTAAATTACCATACACTTCAAAATAATAGCAATATCATTTCAATATCATATACCGTCTGAGACATATACCAACAACAAAATTGAATGTTAAGTAGTTTTAAGAGATTAAAacgttttaaaattaaaaggtttttgttgggtttttgtgAAGGCTTCAACGTCTGATGATTAACCAATGCTGGTAGTCACTAGCCACATCTACTGTCACTCAACGGTCATAGTCAAGTGTGCCAGGGCAGCAGGAACAAACCATTTGATACAGATTNTATATATATAAACCACCAGTGTTTTGAAAGAAACCCAGAGACCTCTGTTGATCTTATAATACCAAAAGGAGCCACATGCGAGGAGGTTCCCCTTCTGATGACCCATACAATAGCCATAAATGAATCACTTTTGTTGACTCCAAACAAGAGTTACACCTCCTTCTCAGACTTCTCGGCCCCAAAGACGAAATCAAGGTGTCAATTGTACTACAttggaagaaatttacattctcAGAAGAGAACCACCAAAGACCTggttaaactaaaaaacagaTAACACCTTGGGTCTGCGGACATCAAAAGGATGACTACATTCCTTTAGACCTGGAAAGAAAGTACCACATAGCCCTTTTGGGATTCTAGGTCCCTGCTCATTCTAGTCTGGACTGTATGATCAAATGTGCATTTCCTAATCTgttcaaaataagtttctggAGTGCAATCTTCATGTTAAAGTGTAATATTGTgctaacttttctttttgcagttaCAAGAACAACCACGggttcttattttaaatttacaagaGTCACACatttcatctttaatgtttttatttgtctatatattttctgttttgccttcACTGATTTGCATATCAGATGTCACGTGAGaacattattaacattattttactgTGATATGGTAAAACCCACACAGTACCTCCCATCAGGTTACAAGTGTATCAACATATGTGTTTTAACAGTGCTAATAGCCATGATTCACTGAGTTTTAAAGGATCAACTTCATGTGagaaaacttaatttaatcactgatcgAGCCTGCTTCCCCTtttgctaattaaatttaattttgaggcagaaaaggaatgcaaagatcTAATCACGTTTagtttttctcttctctcctttATGCATGAGTGTCAAAACTCCCCCTCCGAGGATGGGTACTGCTCATTGGCTAAATGACCACCAAAACTCCCGCCTTCTTTTGAGAACTGTGGCTCTCATTGGACTATCGGCATACCAAGCCCAACCCcaggctttgtttaaaattctagCGCGGCTGTCTTTCGCTCTCTCCTCTCCGTTTTTCCCGtgctcattattttgttttgttttcgtgtttgtttgttttttctgcattgcTGACTTTATCACATTTTACCTTTTGAGCATAATTTTTGACGTTACgaagttttcagtttattttggtgGTCGACATTGACATTAATTTAGGAAATTAGTTTAAATAAGTAAGCAGTCAGAGCTTTTATTAAATTCCACTGGATTGTCTTTGTGAGATTGACTCTTGACCCCAGCCTAACCATTGAACCAATTTCGAAAGGCCATCCGAGGGTCGTTCATTTACCTACCAAGGACAAGCCGGAACTGTCCGAAGGTTCGACTCAGTTCCCGCTGACGGAAAATGTCCTGGAGAGGACATCTTTCGGTCACCTTCCCCCCACCGTGGCCTAAAGGCTCCTGCCTGGTA
Protein-coding regions in this window:
- the LOC112451342 gene encoding low choriolytic enzyme-like — protein: MRFLNLKYKRKTENLSSFVCLLQNAPAKGEDQTDGSMFNPEVIPGPEPDYKISIVHGDIAVLNDSLKNADPCTAKGCKWPKTGKYVYVPYIISSAYSQEERNIILGGMESFHLSTCIRFVPRTSDDQGYIYFESKDRCWSFVGRQGEKQYLSLQKNDCLYHRTVQHELLHALGFHHEQCRSDRDKYVWIYTKNVEPGQERNFDKVPTNNLGTPYDFYSVMQYSKYAFSMNGQPTIVARADPNFDWGRAKHMSSNDIARINKLYECK